Proteins from one Arthrobacter sp. DNA4 genomic window:
- a CDS encoding ABC transporter permease, translated as MGVLLVLWGQRVRRDRWQLLSWVVAIGAFAMFAAAAVTQTYGNVASRTEILQVAIATPAILMLRGLPRGADQGAFTFFLIYAFLALLAGLMSTFLAVRHSRADEESGGAELVAATPAGRLLPNTATLLHGITANILVALAVFAGFMSQGLEPQGSLLAGSATGAVGLAFLGVGLLVAQFMGTSRGANGVSAALVVLAYVLRGIGDATGTPGASGTTMTQGAASWFSPIGWGQQTFAYSGNRGWPLLLPVGLGAGCLTAAWLLLGTRDSGASVWGALPGRAAARRGLSSPVALALRLQAGSITGWGFSGLALGLLAGSLGKAIAAVDTPDTNITAMLRAMLQSQGTSLTQLMVSVLFSMAGVLAAACALQAVIRLRQEEAAGTAELLLSAPVGRVRWLAGYLVLGGAAVVLVVGLAGVGAWATLTGTGDESMPADALWQTAAAQLPAALIYLSVPALVFVLWPAATIAASWALLALGVMLGIFGAMLGIDQSLRDLSPFAHTPVPRGDATDWSGAWWMLLISAIAAALAVAVMRRREVGSA; from the coding sequence ATGGGCGTTCTCCTGGTCCTGTGGGGCCAGCGGGTACGCCGGGACCGCTGGCAGCTGCTGAGCTGGGTGGTGGCCATCGGTGCGTTTGCCATGTTCGCGGCCGCCGCCGTCACCCAGACCTACGGCAACGTGGCGAGCCGGACCGAGATCCTTCAGGTGGCCATCGCCACCCCCGCCATCCTGATGCTGCGCGGTCTGCCCCGGGGCGCAGACCAGGGGGCCTTCACGTTCTTCCTGATCTACGCGTTCCTCGCCCTGCTGGCAGGCCTGATGAGCACGTTCCTGGCGGTACGCCACTCCCGGGCCGACGAGGAAAGCGGCGGCGCGGAACTGGTGGCCGCCACACCTGCCGGACGCCTGCTGCCCAACACCGCCACCCTGCTGCACGGCATCACGGCCAACATCCTGGTGGCGCTCGCAGTCTTTGCCGGATTCATGTCGCAGGGCCTGGAGCCCCAGGGTTCCCTGCTCGCCGGCTCCGCGACGGGCGCCGTCGGCCTCGCTTTCCTGGGCGTGGGGCTGCTGGTGGCACAGTTCATGGGGACCTCACGCGGAGCGAACGGCGTCTCCGCCGCGCTGGTGGTCCTGGCCTACGTCCTGCGCGGGATCGGGGACGCCACGGGGACGCCCGGCGCCAGCGGGACCACGATGACCCAAGGGGCAGCCAGCTGGTTCTCACCCATCGGCTGGGGCCAGCAGACCTTTGCGTACTCGGGCAACCGTGGCTGGCCGTTGCTGCTGCCGGTGGGGCTGGGCGCAGGCTGCCTCACGGCGGCGTGGCTCCTCCTGGGCACGCGCGACAGCGGCGCCAGCGTCTGGGGAGCGCTGCCGGGACGGGCAGCTGCCCGGCGGGGCCTGAGCAGTCCCGTGGCCCTTGCCCTGCGGCTGCAGGCGGGCTCCATTACCGGCTGGGGCTTCAGCGGCTTGGCCCTGGGCCTGCTGGCGGGCTCGCTCGGAAAGGCGATTGCCGCCGTCGACACCCCGGACACCAACATCACGGCGATGCTGCGCGCGATGCTCCAGTCGCAGGGAACCTCGCTGACCCAGCTCATGGTCTCGGTGCTGTTCTCCATGGCCGGGGTCCTGGCTGCCGCGTGCGCCCTGCAGGCGGTGATCAGGCTGCGGCAGGAGGAAGCGGCAGGGACCGCTGAACTCCTGCTGTCCGCCCCGGTGGGACGGGTCCGGTGGCTGGCCGGTTACCTGGTGCTCGGCGGGGCCGCCGTGGTGCTGGTGGTGGGCCTGGCCGGAGTGGGCGCGTGGGCCACCCTCACCGGCACGGGCGATGAATCCATGCCTGCCGACGCCCTCTGGCAGACCGCCGCCGCCCAACTGCCGGCGGCACTGATCTACCTGTCGGTGCCGGCGCTGGTGTTTGTCCTGTGGCCCGCCGCCACCATCGCCGCCAGCTGGGCCTTGCTGGCCCTTGGGGTGATGCTGGGAATTTTCGGGGCCATGCTGGGCATTGACCAAAGCCTGCGCGACCTCTCGCCGTTCGCCCACACACCAGTGCCCCGCGGCGACGCGACTGACTGGAGCGGAGCATGGTGGATGCTGCTGATTTCGGCCATTGCCGCCGCGCTGGCCGTTGCGGTGATGCGGCGGCGGGAGGTGGGCTCGGCATGA
- a CDS encoding MFS transporter, producing the protein MTPDRSVPGAQATRSSTAPLYAAGFVTAFGAHSIAAGLGAQSGNIGLTLLNLGILLALYDVAEVFLKPVFGALSDRIGAKPVIVGGLLAFAALSLIGLGAADPFILALARLGQGAAASAFSPSSSAMVARMARGGKAGTYFGRYGSWKSLGYIIGPPLGAGLILAGGFPLLFGTLSALAAATAVWALVSVPHLAPLPRKRYTVMDLVRQVGERRFLVPTLVLAASTGALGAAVGFLPALATHHGLDAFAGTAAVSVVALGSVLTQPWIGRLRDRHAVSDNKGTTTGLLLIAAGIALVAAAPGAVTIFVAAALIGSGIGVATPLGFAHLADTTPPERMGRTMGSAELGRELGDAGGPLLVGAIATATALPFGLGALALLVAAAAVPRLDPVKPTA; encoded by the coding sequence ATGACCCCCGACAGATCCGTGCCAGGCGCGCAGGCCACCCGCTCGTCAACGGCACCACTGTATGCTGCGGGCTTCGTCACGGCTTTCGGCGCCCACAGCATCGCGGCGGGGCTGGGCGCGCAGAGCGGGAACATCGGCCTGACCCTGCTGAACCTCGGCATCCTGCTGGCCCTCTACGACGTGGCGGAGGTATTCCTCAAGCCGGTCTTCGGCGCCCTCAGCGACCGCATCGGCGCCAAACCCGTCATCGTCGGCGGCCTGCTCGCCTTCGCAGCACTGTCGCTGATTGGCCTCGGCGCCGCCGACCCGTTCATCCTGGCCCTGGCCCGGCTGGGACAGGGGGCCGCAGCGTCGGCCTTCTCGCCGTCGTCGTCCGCCATGGTGGCAAGGATGGCCCGCGGCGGAAAGGCCGGGACCTACTTTGGCCGGTACGGGTCCTGGAAGAGCCTTGGCTACATCATTGGCCCGCCGCTGGGCGCCGGCCTGATCCTGGCCGGCGGGTTCCCCCTGCTGTTCGGCACGCTGTCCGCGCTGGCGGCCGCCACGGCCGTCTGGGCGCTGGTGTCGGTGCCGCACCTGGCGCCGCTGCCGCGCAAGCGGTACACCGTGATGGACCTGGTCCGGCAGGTGGGCGAGCGCCGTTTCCTGGTCCCGACGCTGGTGCTTGCCGCTTCGACGGGTGCGCTGGGTGCCGCCGTCGGCTTCCTCCCGGCGCTGGCCACGCACCACGGACTGGACGCATTCGCCGGCACGGCGGCGGTGAGCGTCGTGGCGCTCGGCTCGGTGCTCACCCAGCCGTGGATCGGAAGGCTGCGGGACCGGCACGCCGTCAGCGACAACAAGGGCACGACGACGGGCCTGCTGCTGATCGCCGCCGGCATCGCTTTGGTGGCGGCCGCCCCGGGAGCGGTCACCATCTTCGTTGCGGCTGCACTGATTGGCTCGGGCATCGGCGTGGCCACCCCACTGGGATTCGCGCACCTGGCCGACACCACGCCGCCGGAGCGGATGGGCCGGACCATGGGCTCGGCAGAGCTGGGCCGCGAACTGGGCGACGCCGGCGGACCCCTGCTGGTGGGCGCCATTGCCACGGCCACCGCCCTGCCGTTCGGGCTGGGCGCGCTGGCACTGCTGGTGGCCGCCGCCGCCGTCCCCCGGCTGGACCCGGTCAAGCCCACCGCCTGA
- a CDS encoding aminotransferase class I/II-fold pyridoxal phosphate-dependent enzyme yields MDHNEAPLLDALDSYHKLDRYGFTPPGHRQGRGADPRVRDILGPDTFRADVLASAGLDDRSSSGGYLKKAEQLMADAVGADQAFFSTCGSSLSVKAAVIAVAAGKGDLLVSRDAHKSITAGLVFSGIQPRWIRPRWDPNLHIAHPPSPADVEEMWERYPDATGALIVSPTPYGTCADIAAIAKICHDRGKPLIVDEAWGAHLPFHEDLPTWAMSAGADVCVVSVHKMGAGFEQGSVYHVQGDLVDTAHLSQCADLLMTTSPNAILYSAIDGWRRQMVQHGTELLGNALGLARRLRSGIDALPGIHVLEDELLAEESSHDLDRLQILMDLSGLGISGYQAADWLRENCRIDMGLSDHRRIMATMSMADDDASAERLLAALRALIDAAPSLPAPPEVSLPSPSDLELETVALPRDAFFGPREDVPAREAVGRVAAEQITPYPPGIPVVVPGERINEAVIEYLESGLKAGMVLPDPADPSLGTIRVVRE; encoded by the coding sequence ATGGACCACAACGAAGCGCCGTTGCTGGACGCACTGGACAGCTATCACAAGTTGGACCGCTACGGCTTCACCCCGCCCGGCCACCGGCAGGGCCGCGGCGCGGATCCCCGCGTCCGGGACATCCTCGGGCCCGACACCTTCCGTGCGGACGTCCTCGCCTCGGCAGGCCTGGACGACCGCTCCTCTTCCGGCGGATACCTGAAGAAGGCAGAGCAGCTGATGGCTGATGCCGTGGGTGCGGACCAGGCCTTCTTCTCCACCTGCGGCAGCTCGTTGTCCGTGAAGGCAGCCGTCATTGCCGTGGCCGCCGGCAAAGGTGATTTGCTCGTCAGCCGCGATGCCCACAAATCCATCACGGCCGGACTGGTGTTCTCCGGCATCCAACCCCGCTGGATCCGCCCCCGCTGGGACCCCAACCTGCATATCGCCCACCCACCGTCGCCCGCGGATGTGGAGGAGATGTGGGAACGCTACCCGGACGCGACCGGCGCCCTGATCGTCAGCCCCACACCCTACGGCACCTGCGCGGACATCGCCGCCATCGCAAAGATCTGCCACGACCGCGGGAAGCCCCTGATCGTTGATGAGGCCTGGGGCGCGCACCTGCCGTTCCACGAGGACCTGCCCACCTGGGCGATGAGCGCCGGCGCCGACGTCTGCGTGGTATCGGTGCACAAGATGGGCGCCGGTTTTGAGCAGGGTTCCGTCTACCACGTCCAGGGGGACCTCGTGGACACCGCGCACCTGTCCCAGTGCGCGGACCTCTTGATGACCACCAGCCCCAACGCCATCCTGTACTCGGCCATCGACGGGTGGCGCCGGCAAATGGTCCAGCACGGGACCGAACTCCTTGGCAATGCCCTGGGCCTGGCCAGGAGGCTGCGCAGCGGCATCGACGCGCTCCCCGGGATCCATGTGCTCGAGGACGAGCTCCTCGCGGAGGAATCCTCGCACGACCTGGACCGGCTGCAGATCCTCATGGACCTTTCGGGGCTGGGGATCAGCGGCTACCAGGCGGCGGACTGGCTGCGGGAAAACTGCCGGATCGACATGGGGCTCAGCGACCACCGCCGCATCATGGCCACCATGTCCATGGCCGACGACGACGCCTCGGCAGAGCGGCTGCTGGCGGCGCTCCGGGCCCTTATCGACGCCGCCCCGTCACTTCCGGCCCCGCCGGAGGTTTCCCTGCCCTCGCCCTCGGACCTGGAACTGGAGACGGTTGCCCTTCCCCGGGACGCCTTCTTCGGTCCCCGAGAGGATGTGCCCGCCCGGGAAGCTGTGGGACGGGTCGCTGCCGAGCAGATCACGCCCTACCCGCCCGGCATCCCGGTGGTTGTTCCCGGCGAAAGGATCAACGAAGCCGTCATTGAGTACCTGGAATCGGGGCTGAAGGCCGGGATGGTCCTGCCCGATCCGGCCGATCCGTCCCTGGGCACCATCCGGGTGGTGCGGGAGTAA
- the corA gene encoding magnesium/cobalt transporter CorA, whose translation MTIIDNAVYVNGLRTEDPEDLDETYFLLRQREGMAWIGLYRPDAEELQSVGEEFDLNALAIEDALDGHQRAKLEHYGECLFLVLRPARYRDDVEKVDFGEIHVFVGDEYVVTVRHAESPDLAKVRRRMEAMPEFLALGPDAVLYGILDQVVDEYEPVVVSLENDIDEIEDDLFGADPDVSRRIYELSRQVITFQRATSPLAGILQALIAGTPDRERATELRDHYRDVLDHVIRLNERVASFRALLQNALAVNAALVAQRQNDEMQRMTESSFEQNEQVKRISSWAAILFAPTLVASIYGMNFANMPELAWTYGYPYALGLMVAMGLALYLAFKHNKWI comes from the coding sequence GTGACCATCATCGACAACGCCGTCTACGTGAACGGGCTGCGCACCGAGGATCCGGAAGACCTTGACGAGACGTACTTCCTGCTCCGCCAGCGCGAGGGGATGGCGTGGATCGGCCTCTACCGGCCGGACGCGGAAGAACTGCAGTCCGTGGGCGAGGAATTCGACCTCAACGCCCTGGCCATCGAGGACGCGCTCGACGGCCACCAACGGGCCAAGCTGGAGCATTACGGGGAGTGCCTGTTCCTGGTCCTCCGGCCGGCGCGGTACCGGGACGACGTCGAGAAGGTGGACTTCGGCGAGATCCACGTTTTTGTCGGCGATGAGTACGTGGTCACCGTCCGGCACGCCGAGTCGCCGGACCTGGCCAAGGTCCGCCGCCGCATGGAGGCCATGCCGGAGTTCCTGGCCCTGGGACCCGATGCCGTGCTGTACGGCATCCTGGACCAGGTGGTGGACGAATACGAGCCCGTGGTGGTAAGCCTGGAAAACGATATCGACGAAATCGAGGACGACCTTTTCGGCGCAGACCCCGACGTGTCCCGGAGGATCTACGAGTTGTCCCGCCAGGTCATCACCTTCCAGCGGGCCACGAGCCCGCTGGCGGGAATCCTGCAGGCCCTCATCGCCGGAACTCCGGACCGCGAGCGGGCCACAGAACTCAGGGACCACTACCGGGATGTCCTGGACCACGTCATCCGGCTCAACGAACGGGTGGCCTCGTTCCGCGCTTTGCTCCAGAACGCGCTCGCCGTCAACGCCGCCCTGGTGGCACAGCGGCAAAATGACGAGATGCAGCGCATGACCGAGTCCAGCTTTGAACAGAACGAGCAGGTCAAGCGCATTTCCTCGTGGGCTGCCATCCTGTTCGCCCCCACCCTGGTGGCATCCATCTACGGCATGAATTTTGCCAACATGCCCGAACTGGCCTGGACCTACGGCTACCCCTATGCGCTGGGCCTGATGGTGGCCATGGGCCTGGCCCTCTACCTGGCGTTCAAGCACAACAAATGGATCTGA
- a CDS encoding ABC transporter ATP-binding protein: protein MNTVVETVGLHKHFGHVRALDGLDLEVQRGEIHGFLGPNGAGKSTTLRVLLGLARATSGSATVLGYEPWTQAVELHRRLAYVPGDVRLWPNLSGGETIDLLSRLRGGTADGAAYRRRKDHLCQVFDFDPAKKGRAYSKGNRQKVALIAALAAEAELYLLDEPTSGLDPLMEEVFRRELLAAVDRGATVLLSSHILSEVEVLCHRVSIIRGGRIVDGGTLDSLRHLTRSEVSFAADGLDPEALARLGAVHGLTLDAGRVRFSADSDRIAEVLPALGALGVQGLTIVPPSLEELFLRHYGDTSLGADAPAETPSESAPGSRRHLLGARGRS, encoded by the coding sequence ATGAACACCGTTGTCGAAACAGTGGGGTTGCACAAACACTTCGGGCACGTCAGGGCCCTCGACGGGTTGGACCTGGAAGTCCAGCGCGGGGAGATCCACGGATTCCTTGGGCCGAACGGCGCGGGAAAGTCCACCACCCTGCGCGTCCTGCTGGGCCTGGCCCGGGCAACCTCCGGCTCTGCAACCGTCCTGGGATACGAGCCCTGGACCCAGGCCGTGGAACTGCACCGCCGCCTGGCCTACGTGCCCGGCGACGTCCGGCTCTGGCCCAACCTCTCCGGCGGTGAAACCATCGACCTGCTCTCGCGGCTGCGCGGCGGCACGGCTGATGGGGCCGCGTACCGCCGACGGAAGGACCACCTGTGCCAGGTGTTCGACTTCGATCCGGCGAAGAAAGGCCGCGCCTACTCCAAGGGCAACCGGCAGAAGGTTGCCCTGATCGCCGCCCTCGCCGCCGAAGCCGAGCTCTACCTGCTGGACGAGCCCACCAGCGGCCTTGACCCGCTCATGGAGGAAGTCTTCCGCCGGGAGCTGCTCGCCGCCGTCGACCGCGGAGCAACCGTGCTGCTGTCCAGCCACATCCTTTCCGAGGTGGAGGTGCTGTGCCACCGCGTGAGCATCATCCGGGGAGGCAGGATTGTCGACGGCGGCACGCTGGACTCGCTGCGGCACCTCACCAGGTCGGAAGTCTCCTTCGCCGCGGACGGGTTGGACCCGGAGGCTCTGGCCCGGCTGGGTGCGGTGCATGGCCTGACGCTCGACGCCGGGCGGGTCCGGTTCAGCGCGGACTCGGACCGGATCGCAGAGGTGCTTCCCGCCCTGGGCGCCCTGGGCGTGCAAGGCTTGACCATCGTCCCGCCGTCCCTTGAGGAGCTCTTCCTGCGGCACTACGGGGATACCTCCCTGGGCGCTGACGCCCCGGCCGAAACGCCTTCCGAGTCCGCCCCCGGCTCCCGGCGCCACCTGCTCGGCGCGAGGGGGCGGAGCTGA
- a CDS encoding VOC family protein, protein MSCRISELVLNCDDPELLARFWSDVLGYVELDREDGMIEIGPANAGFGGLQPTIILSASSNPRVGRLPLHIDVNPVDRDQDAELERLLALGARPADVGQTGDEQWHVLQDPEGNEFCLLRKRLDP, encoded by the coding sequence ATGTCATGCCGAATCAGTGAACTGGTCCTGAACTGCGACGACCCGGAACTGCTTGCGCGGTTCTGGAGTGACGTCCTTGGTTATGTCGAGCTGGACAGGGAGGACGGCATGATTGAGATCGGGCCGGCTAACGCCGGGTTCGGCGGCCTGCAGCCCACGATCATCTTGAGCGCCAGCAGCAACCCGCGGGTGGGGCGGCTTCCGCTGCACATCGACGTCAACCCGGTGGACCGGGACCAGGACGCCGAACTGGAACGGCTGCTGGCCCTCGGTGCCCGACCGGCCGACGTGGGGCAGACCGGGGACGAGCAGTGGCACGTCCTGCAGGACCCCGAAGGAAACGAATTCTGCCTCCTGCGGAAGCGCCTCGATCCCTGA
- a CDS encoding Nramp family divalent metal transporter translates to MSKAETTGPPNIGGTAPGEARKSLLRRFSSLLGPGLVTGAADDDPSGIATYAKAGATYSNGMLWTAPVVLPMMMAVQEICDRTALATGESLGRLARRKFTRRPRVVIAVLIIALLVGNILNAAADLMAIGQGMQMLGAGPDHLWSAIAGIGIAVALISGSFAVIAKVFKWLCLTLLAYVAVLFVANVDWPDVLEGMLGMKFSFAPEYLGLVVAVLGTTISPYLFFWQSAHRVQELRAEEHGGDEAVGLKDRPDAAAAAHTLRKARADVFIGMVFSVLVMFSIMAATAATLGREGTEVNTAADVAKALDPVVGPAATILFAAGFIGTGILGVPVLAASGAAGLAGLLGRDWGLDLSPRRAPLFYTLLGVGIVAGVLISFFSSDPIGLLVFSATVNGIAAAPFLVVTMLISRDKAIMGEYRNGRLAATLGWFTAAVMVVAGTVGVWTTLTGA, encoded by the coding sequence ATGAGCAAGGCCGAAACCACCGGGCCACCCAACATTGGGGGCACGGCCCCTGGCGAAGCGCGCAAGTCCCTCCTTCGCCGCTTCAGTTCCCTCCTGGGCCCCGGCCTGGTGACCGGTGCCGCCGACGATGACCCATCAGGCATTGCCACCTATGCAAAGGCCGGCGCCACCTACTCCAACGGCATGCTGTGGACCGCGCCGGTGGTCCTGCCCATGATGATGGCGGTCCAGGAGATCTGCGACCGGACCGCGCTGGCTACCGGCGAAAGCCTGGGCAGGCTGGCCCGGCGCAAGTTCACCCGCCGCCCGCGGGTGGTGATCGCCGTGCTCATCATCGCCCTGCTGGTGGGCAACATCCTCAATGCCGCAGCGGACCTCATGGCAATCGGGCAGGGCATGCAAATGCTTGGCGCCGGCCCGGACCACCTGTGGAGCGCCATAGCGGGGATCGGGATTGCCGTGGCGCTCATCAGCGGTTCGTTTGCCGTCATTGCGAAGGTCTTCAAATGGCTGTGCCTCACCCTGCTGGCATACGTCGCGGTCCTGTTCGTCGCCAACGTGGATTGGCCCGACGTCCTTGAAGGCATGCTGGGCATGAAGTTCAGTTTCGCCCCTGAATACCTTGGCCTGGTGGTCGCCGTGCTGGGCACCACCATCTCGCCGTACCTGTTCTTCTGGCAGAGTGCCCACCGGGTCCAGGAACTGCGGGCCGAGGAGCACGGCGGTGACGAGGCCGTGGGGCTGAAGGACCGGCCTGACGCTGCCGCCGCCGCCCACACCCTCCGGAAGGCCCGCGCCGACGTCTTCATCGGCATGGTCTTCTCGGTCCTGGTGATGTTCTCCATCATGGCGGCCACGGCAGCAACCCTGGGCCGGGAAGGCACCGAGGTGAATACGGCTGCCGACGTAGCCAAGGCGCTGGACCCAGTCGTGGGGCCGGCCGCCACCATCCTGTTCGCCGCCGGTTTCATCGGCACCGGCATCCTGGGCGTTCCGGTACTCGCAGCCTCCGGGGCAGCGGGGCTGGCCGGCCTGCTGGGCAGGGATTGGGGCCTGGACCTCAGCCCACGGCGCGCCCCCTTGTTCTACACGCTGCTGGGGGTGGGCATTGTGGCCGGTGTCCTCATCAGCTTCTTCTCCTCCGACCCCATTGGACTTCTGGTCTTCAGCGCCACCGTCAACGGCATTGCCGCCGCCCCGTTCCTGGTGGTCACCATGCTGATCTCGCGGGACAAAGCCATCATGGGCGAGTACCGCAACGGCAGGCTCGCCGCCACGCTGGGCTGGTTCACCGCGGCAGTCATGGTGGTGGCAGGCACCGTGGGCGTCTGGACGACCCTCACCGGAGCTTAG
- a CDS encoding GbsR/MarR family transcriptional regulator, with protein sequence MSAGAEVAAARDTLAAAASTAAAAERTAAAFAAAGFPKMPARTLLALVSSEQGSLTAAELADRLGASAAAVSGAVRYLQTVGFVHRISQPGSRRDLYALHEDEWYVVSMRNSPVYEKLAALTDATAETLPEGSPARARVAEMARFYRFLKARMPALLDEWEREREGEP encoded by the coding sequence ATGAGCGCCGGCGCAGAGGTGGCGGCTGCCAGGGACACGCTGGCCGCCGCGGCTTCCACCGCCGCCGCGGCCGAACGGACTGCAGCGGCGTTCGCCGCAGCAGGGTTCCCCAAGATGCCCGCCCGGACGCTGCTGGCGCTGGTGTCCTCCGAGCAGGGGAGCCTCACGGCCGCCGAACTCGCGGACCGGCTGGGCGCCAGCGCCGCCGCGGTGTCCGGCGCCGTCCGGTACCTTCAGACCGTGGGCTTTGTCCACCGGATCTCGCAGCCCGGCAGCCGCCGCGACCTCTATGCCCTGCATGAGGACGAGTGGTACGTGGTGTCCATGCGGAACAGTCCCGTCTACGAGAAGCTGGCGGCACTGACCGATGCGACGGCGGAAACACTCCCGGAGGGCTCCCCGGCACGCGCCAGGGTGGCGGAGATGGCCAGGTTCTACCGCTTCCTTAAAGCACGGATGCCGGCACTGCTGGACGAATGGGAACGGGAGCGGGAGGGGGAGCCGTGA
- a CDS encoding phosphatase PAP2 family protein yields MTSSRQLSTRTPARPAPGSASLFVLSTVACIAGLVATYYFFVQTTTGQFIDESALVEAVQIHGPAGKAATQFLDWLPTISLVMAAVVVLFVTVIRRHWAEAGIAVAACIGANVATQVLKDLLPPRPDKGVLTLELNSLPSGHTTLAASAAAAVFLMASPRWRPMAGFIGGSFAIASGVSTLINQWHRPADVVAAFLLVGSFMIPAGWLILRRGSWNEWDGFGDHLGSARIWLTLPVLIGLGSAGVAVYSLIRIAPSPWQEASTTNYFWVSISLIVIAGYLATVATTSLFAYASRRQGASRR; encoded by the coding sequence ATGACTTCTTCACGGCAACTCTCCACCAGGACTCCGGCACGGCCTGCCCCGGGCTCGGCGTCCCTGTTTGTGCTGTCCACGGTGGCGTGCATTGCCGGGCTGGTTGCCACCTACTACTTCTTCGTCCAGACCACCACGGGCCAGTTCATCGATGAGTCCGCGCTGGTGGAAGCGGTGCAGATCCATGGGCCCGCGGGGAAGGCCGCCACCCAGTTCCTCGACTGGCTGCCCACCATTTCCCTGGTGATGGCCGCCGTCGTGGTCCTGTTTGTGACCGTGATCCGGCGGCACTGGGCGGAGGCCGGGATTGCCGTGGCCGCGTGCATCGGCGCGAACGTCGCGACGCAGGTGCTCAAGGACCTGCTGCCGCCGCGCCCGGACAAAGGCGTACTGACCCTGGAGCTGAACTCGCTGCCCTCCGGCCACACCACGCTGGCGGCGTCCGCTGCCGCCGCGGTGTTCCTCATGGCGTCCCCGCGCTGGCGGCCCATGGCCGGCTTCATTGGCGGTTCGTTCGCCATCGCGTCCGGGGTGTCCACCCTGATCAACCAGTGGCACCGGCCCGCGGACGTGGTGGCGGCGTTCCTGCTGGTGGGCTCCTTCATGATTCCGGCGGGCTGGCTGATCCTCCGGCGCGGGTCCTGGAACGAGTGGGACGGGTTCGGCGACCACCTCGGTTCGGCCCGGATCTGGCTTACGCTGCCGGTGCTGATCGGCCTGGGTTCGGCCGGGGTTGCGGTGTACTCGCTCATCCGGATTGCGCCCAGCCCGTGGCAGGAAGCCAGCACCACCAACTACTTCTGGGTAAGCATCTCGCTGATCGTGATCGCGGGATACCTGGCCACGGTGGCCACCACGTCCCTGTTCGCGTACGCCTCACGGCGGCAGGGCGCGTCCAGGCGGTAG
- a CDS encoding acetyltransferase: MSELMLLAMSGLAQEVLAAVRVSGQYDVLGILDDDPELLGTSIDGTVVMGSLSDAHTFKKALFTVCLPSGRDREAVVDRLAMLGVHEDRYATVVDPDVRVPRDSWIGPGSIVMRNATIAPQAHIGRHVLLQPQVNVGCCVRVSDFATLFPGVSVGEGARIGRAAHLGMNAGVGDGLAVGDYSNVEMRSAVLHNVPEHETWAGVPARAEAGASL, from the coding sequence TTGAGCGAGTTGATGTTGCTGGCCATGAGCGGACTGGCGCAGGAAGTACTGGCGGCGGTCCGGGTCAGTGGGCAATACGACGTCCTGGGGATCCTGGACGATGACCCGGAACTGCTGGGTACATCCATCGACGGCACAGTGGTGATGGGCTCGCTCTCGGACGCACATACCTTCAAAAAGGCCCTTTTTACGGTTTGCCTCCCCTCCGGGCGGGACAGGGAAGCCGTGGTTGACCGGCTGGCAATGCTCGGTGTGCACGAGGACCGGTACGCCACCGTGGTGGATCCGGATGTGCGCGTACCAAGGGATTCCTGGATCGGACCGGGCAGCATTGTGATGCGGAACGCCACGATTGCTCCGCAGGCCCATATCGGCCGGCACGTGCTGCTGCAGCCGCAGGTGAACGTGGGGTGCTGTGTCCGGGTCAGTGATTTCGCCACGCTTTTCCCCGGCGTTTCCGTAGGAGAGGGCGCACGGATCGGCCGGGCGGCGCACCTCGGCATGAACGCAGGGGTAGGGGACGGGTTGGCGGTGGGGGACTACTCCAACGTGGAGATGCGTTCCGCTGTGCTGCACAACGTGCCGGAGCACGAAACGTGGGCCGGTGTGCCCGCCCGGGCGGAGGCCGGTGCCAGCCTTTAA